A single Tenacibaculum sp. Bg11-29 DNA region contains:
- the argS gene encoding arginine--tRNA ligase — MSIQTLIEAKVKEGFLTLYNIEIPTVEFQATRKDFEGDITVVVFPLLRYKKGNPVQIGEDLGKFLVENVTEITNYNVVKGFLNLVINDSFYTNFFNQITKNSSYGFITPSADDSSRMVEYSSPNTNKPLHLGHVRNVLLGYSVAEILKASGKKVYKTQIINDRGIHICKSMLAWEKFGNGETPENTGLKGDKLVGNYYVKFDQEYKKEIAILVATGVSEENAKKQAPLFIEAQEMLRKWEAGDEQVVSLWKEMNSWVYKGFDVTYKSIGVDFDKLYYESNTYLLGKDVIDEGLKSGVFFKKEDGSVWCDLTEDGLDEKLVLRSDGTAVYMTQDIGTAIQRSKDMPDVGGMVYTVGNEQDYHFKVLFLILKKLGYSWAEQLHHLSYGMVDLPSGKMKSREGTVVDADDLMDEMTNTARTISQELGKLEGYSNEEKEELYRIIGLGALKYFILKVDPKKRILFDPKASVDFQGNTGPFIQYTYARIQSILRKANFDYSKEIAIDLHEKEKELIKQLELYPEIIQQAAKNYSPAVIANYTYELVKEFNSFYQNVHILGEENQDKKVFRVQLSKKVADTIKSAFNLLGIQVPERM; from the coding sequence ATGAGCATACAAACCTTAATAGAAGCCAAAGTAAAAGAAGGATTTTTAACCTTATATAATATAGAAATTCCTACTGTAGAATTTCAAGCAACTCGTAAAGATTTTGAAGGAGACATCACTGTGGTGGTTTTTCCTCTTTTAAGGTACAAAAAAGGAAACCCTGTTCAAATTGGTGAAGATTTAGGTAAGTTTTTAGTTGAAAACGTAACCGAAATCACAAACTACAACGTAGTAAAAGGATTCTTAAACTTAGTGATTAACGATAGCTTTTACACTAATTTTTTCAATCAAATCACAAAAAATAGTTCTTACGGGTTTATTACACCTTCGGCAGATGATTCTTCTCGTATGGTTGAATACTCATCTCCTAACACAAACAAGCCTTTACATTTAGGTCATGTACGTAATGTATTATTAGGGTATTCGGTTGCTGAAATATTAAAAGCTTCGGGTAAAAAAGTTTACAAAACTCAAATAATTAACGACAGAGGTATTCATATTTGTAAATCGATGTTGGCTTGGGAGAAATTCGGAAACGGAGAAACTCCAGAAAACACAGGCTTAAAAGGAGATAAATTAGTAGGTAATTATTACGTAAAATTCGATCAAGAATATAAAAAAGAAATTGCAATATTAGTTGCTACAGGAGTTTCTGAAGAAAATGCTAAAAAGCAAGCTCCACTATTTATTGAAGCTCAAGAAATGTTACGTAAATGGGAGGCTGGAGACGAACAAGTTGTTTCACTTTGGAAAGAAATGAACTCTTGGGTTTACAAAGGTTTTGATGTTACTTATAAAAGTATTGGAGTAGATTTTGATAAATTATACTACGAAAGCAACACCTATTTATTAGGGAAAGATGTTATTGATGAAGGCTTAAAAAGTGGTGTTTTCTTTAAAAAAGAAGACGGTTCTGTTTGGTGCGATTTAACAGAAGATGGTTTAGATGAAAAATTGGTGTTACGTTCAGACGGAACAGCAGTTTACATGACACAAGATATTGGTACCGCTATTCAGCGTTCTAAAGACATGCCAGATGTTGGCGGAATGGTTTACACTGTTGGTAACGAACAAGATTATCACTTTAAAGTATTATTCTTAATCTTAAAAAAATTAGGATACTCTTGGGCAGAGCAATTGCATCATTTAAGTTACGGAATGGTAGATTTACCTTCTGGAAAAATGAAATCTCGTGAAGGAACAGTTGTTGATGCTGATGATTTAATGGATGAGATGACGAATACTGCTCGTACAATTTCTCAAGAATTAGGAAAGTTAGAAGGATATTCTAACGAAGAAAAAGAAGAACTATATAGAATTATAGGTTTAGGTGCTTTAAAATATTTTATTTTAAAAGTAGATCCTAAAAAGAGAATTTTGTTCGACCCAAAAGCATCGGTAGATTTTCAAGGAAATACAGGACCTTTTATTCAATATACCTATGCAAGAATTCAATCAATCTTAAGAAAAGCAAATTTCGATTATTCGAAAGAAATTGCTATTGATTTACATGAAAAGGAAAAAGAATTAATAAAGCAGTTAGAATTATATCCTGAAATAATTCAGCAAGCAGCCAAAAATTATTCACCAGCAGTTATTGCTAATTACACATACGAATTAGTAAAAGAATTTAATTCTTTCTACCAAAACGTACATATTTTAGGAGAAGAAAATCAAGATAAAAAAGTATTTAGAGTTCAGTTATCTAAAAAGGTAGCCGATACTATAAAATCAGCATTTAATTTATTAGGAATTCAGGTTCCTGAGAGAATGTAG